In the Oryza glaberrima chromosome 6, OglaRS2, whole genome shotgun sequence genome, one interval contains:
- the LOC127775414 gene encoding uncharacterized protein LOC127775414 isoform X1 has translation MATASGDQSAGSAARASKLRYPLRSASRGKGAADAPPTSGSVARSFIPCRPKPSLDVSKSVCGLDLSSVKDNSAKPPRRHSIQTKPGVSPRPTPTGTITPVSLVRSRRSDSQGKFETPISEVSMSTARRKFSTLSSTSYWMTQIRLAEAASKHSISLGFFKLALESECEPLDRMRDELKAYVVRHGLATELEEPVKDILQVYNIVEDFEKLKITVNSSEQPKKSDKAAHSATNVSPKGNLKPRSLNSDAAQSKEAAKKDNIQKKPDAKVRGSYNRNPAKEAISKNTGKKAKKQVKGQKEDCNGGSEALPVGTEQEPVDVVKEVTNEDKENMGDSEMPMDVGIAQEI, from the exons ATGGCGACGGCTTCCGGCGATCAGTCGGCGg GTTCCGCGGCGAGGGCGTCGAAGCTGAGGTACCCGCTCCGGTCGGCGAGCCGGGGGAAGGGCGCCGCCGATGCTCCTCCGACGAGCGGCTCCGTGGCGAGGAG TTTTATTCCTTGCAGACCAAAACCATCATTGGATGTCAGCAAGAGCGTTTGTGGTCTTGATCTTTCATCGGTGAAGGATAATTCAGCCAAACCTCCACGGAGGCACTCAATACAGACCAAGCCAGGTGTTAGCCCCAGGCCAACTCCTACAGGAACTATCACTCCTGTGTCATTGGTTCGTTCAAGGAGGTCCGATAGTCAAGGGAAGTTTGAAACCCCGATATCAGAAGTTTCCATGTCCACAGCAAGGCGCAAGTTCAGCACTCTGTCCTCAACCTCATATTGGATGACACAAATCAGGCTTGCAGAGGCTGCTTCCAAGCACTCTATATCGTTGGGTTTCTTTAAGCTTGCACTTGAATCAGAATGCGAG CCTCTGGATCGTATGAGAGATGAGCTAAAGGCTTATGTTGTCCGGCATGGCCTTGCAACAGAGTTGGAGGAACCAGTGAAGGATATTCTTCAGGTTTACAATATCGTGGAGGATTTTGAGAAGCTAAAGATCACTGTGAACTCTTCAGAACAGCCGAAAAAGTCTGACAAGGCTGCTCATAGTGCCACCAATGTGTCACCAAAGGGTAATCTGAAGCCAAGATCGCTGAATTCTGATGCAGCTCAAAGTAAGGAAGCAGCTAAAAAAGACAACATTCAGAAGAAGCCTGATGCAAAGGTTAGAGGCTCCTACAACCGGAATCCTGCAAAAGAAGCCATCTCCAAAAATACTGGTAAGAAAGCCAAGAAGCAGGTCAAGGGGCAGAAGGAAGATTGCAATGGAGGCAGCGAGGCTTTGCCAGTTGGTACAGAGCAAGAACCTG TTGATGTGGTGAAGGAGGTGACAAATGAAGATAAGGAGAATATG GGGGACAGTGAAATGCCAATGGATGTTGGCATAGCCCAAGAAATCTAG
- the LOC127775414 gene encoding uncharacterized protein LOC127775414 isoform X2: protein MATASGDQSAGSAARASKLRYPLRSASRGKGAADAPPTSGSVARRPKPSLDVSKSVCGLDLSSVKDNSAKPPRRHSIQTKPGVSPRPTPTGTITPVSLVRSRRSDSQGKFETPISEVSMSTARRKFSTLSSTSYWMTQIRLAEAASKHSISLGFFKLALESECEPLDRMRDELKAYVVRHGLATELEEPVKDILQVYNIVEDFEKLKITVNSSEQPKKSDKAAHSATNVSPKGNLKPRSLNSDAAQSKEAAKKDNIQKKPDAKVRGSYNRNPAKEAISKNTGKKAKKQVKGQKEDCNGGSEALPVGTEQEPVDVVKEVTNEDKENMGDSEMPMDVGIAQEI from the exons ATGGCGACGGCTTCCGGCGATCAGTCGGCGg GTTCCGCGGCGAGGGCGTCGAAGCTGAGGTACCCGCTCCGGTCGGCGAGCCGGGGGAAGGGCGCCGCCGATGCTCCTCCGACGAGCGGCTCCGTGGCGAGGAG ACCAAAACCATCATTGGATGTCAGCAAGAGCGTTTGTGGTCTTGATCTTTCATCGGTGAAGGATAATTCAGCCAAACCTCCACGGAGGCACTCAATACAGACCAAGCCAGGTGTTAGCCCCAGGCCAACTCCTACAGGAACTATCACTCCTGTGTCATTGGTTCGTTCAAGGAGGTCCGATAGTCAAGGGAAGTTTGAAACCCCGATATCAGAAGTTTCCATGTCCACAGCAAGGCGCAAGTTCAGCACTCTGTCCTCAACCTCATATTGGATGACACAAATCAGGCTTGCAGAGGCTGCTTCCAAGCACTCTATATCGTTGGGTTTCTTTAAGCTTGCACTTGAATCAGAATGCGAG CCTCTGGATCGTATGAGAGATGAGCTAAAGGCTTATGTTGTCCGGCATGGCCTTGCAACAGAGTTGGAGGAACCAGTGAAGGATATTCTTCAGGTTTACAATATCGTGGAGGATTTTGAGAAGCTAAAGATCACTGTGAACTCTTCAGAACAGCCGAAAAAGTCTGACAAGGCTGCTCATAGTGCCACCAATGTGTCACCAAAGGGTAATCTGAAGCCAAGATCGCTGAATTCTGATGCAGCTCAAAGTAAGGAAGCAGCTAAAAAAGACAACATTCAGAAGAAGCCTGATGCAAAGGTTAGAGGCTCCTACAACCGGAATCCTGCAAAAGAAGCCATCTCCAAAAATACTGGTAAGAAAGCCAAGAAGCAGGTCAAGGGGCAGAAGGAAGATTGCAATGGAGGCAGCGAGGCTTTGCCAGTTGGTACAGAGCAAGAACCTG TTGATGTGGTGAAGGAGGTGACAAATGAAGATAAGGAGAATATG GGGGACAGTGAAATGCCAATGGATGTTGGCATAGCCCAAGAAATCTAG